One window of the Sander lucioperca isolate FBNREF2018 chromosome 5, SLUC_FBN_1.2, whole genome shotgun sequence genome contains the following:
- the rnf168 gene encoding E3 ubiquitin-protein ligase rnf168, with protein MVSERGVGKKRGGAALSRDDCLCPVCLEIFMEPVTLPCTHSFCKVCFLESVDKATLCCPLCRKRVSSWARLHSRTNSLVDQDLWTRIQTSFPLQCQRRLNGQDAEPDGPGVSVCFPRVSQPGELKQEYEEQVTKLTEERRALDEEESRASQELIQKLLAEEQKLLQEEMKRREEDERLARLLSSQLNSGPVSQENLGPVNAAPAKKRKKEVSGQMDRFLCPLPSNSMLTTNQVDRPLPKLDYYGAVTDPPPHRAAPLPLSVEEDLQLTGRPGSKRKSSELDTVWPPSSSSSSLGGAALQEMSEGAGPDWGLSEGAGPDWGVQLQSRRLQEEQDRQLALQLQKQLDQEEKRRATSRGPGSSDQYLLRPTLHPPNGASGNSTPSSAKTTNCVKTTRSSSPSSPSSRGRKQTTLTELFSSS; from the exons atggtgTCAGAGAGAGGGGTGGGAAAGAAGAGGGGGGGGGCGGCGCTGTCTCGGGACGACTGTCTCTGTCCCGTCTGTCTGGAGATCTTCATGGAGCCGGTTACTCTGCCCTGCACACACTCCTTCTgcaag GTCTGTTTCCTGGAGTCCGTGGACAAGGCCACCCTGTGCTGTCCACTGTGCAGGAAGAGGGTCTCCAGCTGGGCTCGTCTCCACAGCAGGACCAACTCTCTGGTGGACCAGGACCTCTGGACCAGGATCCAGACCTCCTTCCCTCTGCAGTGTCAGCGCCGCCTCAACGGCCAGGACGCTGAGCCAGACGGCCCAGgag tgtctgtgtgtttccccAGAGTGAGTCAGCCTGGAGAGCTGAAGCAGGAGTATGAGGAACAGGTGACTAAA ctgacggaggagaggagagcTCTAGACGAGGAGGAGAGCAGAGCCAGTCAGGAGTTGATCCAGAAGCTGCTGGCTGAGGAGCAGAAGCTGCTCCAGGAGGagatgaagaggagagaggaggacgaGAGGCTGGCCCGCCTGCTCAGCTCTCAGCTG AACTCAGGTCCGGTCTCTCAGGAGAACCTGGGTCCTGTTAACGCTGCTCCAgccaagaagaggaagaaggaggtcAGCGGACAGATGGACCG gTTCTTGTGTCCTCTTCCATCTAACAGCATGTTGACAACCAACCAG GTGGATCGGCCCCTCCCCAAACTGGATTACTACGGCGCTGTGACAGACCCCCCCCCTCACAGAgcagctcctcttcctctctctgtggagGAGGACCTTCAGCTGACTGGACGCCCAGGGTCCAAGAGGAAGAGCTCGGAGCTGGACACGGTCTggcccccctcctcctcctcctcctcgctggGGGGTGCGGCCCTGCAGGAGATGTCAGAGGGGGCAGGGCCAGACTGGGGGTTGTCAGAGGGGGCGGGGCCAGACTGGGGGGTGCAGCTGCAGAGCAGACGGCTGCAGGAGGAGCAGGACCGGCAGCTGGCTCTGCAGCTGCAGAAGCAGCTGGACCAGGAGGAGAAACGCAGAGCTACGAGCAGAGGCCCCGGATCCTCAGACCAGTACCTGCTCCGCCCAACCCTCC ACCCCCCCAACGGAGCCTCTGGTAACTCCACCCCTTCATCTGCAAAGACTACAAACTGTGTAAAGACTACAAGGTCCAGCAGCCCCAGCAGCCCCAGCAGCAGAGGCCGTAAACAGACCACTCTGACGGAGCTGTTCTCCAGCAGCTGA